A single region of the Solwaraspora sp. WMMD791 genome encodes:
- a CDS encoding NYN domain-containing protein, with product MAAPDPTDARPEGAAPTTGAQNSPTTAPSDGAVPPPEPVLPEGVRSRIVAFAAAALPEIPADELPPPLRKVAKFAPNRRARYGAGLIAAQLTNDPSFRQRAAARALADAGELGEAIAAGVTPGAADPVEVAALAYLMRPAGWRDLVAAAGAAVRAEADSAAVAAAIREAEARANRAEHDRTVARVEADKLRDELARVREELGQLREESRLLARALRESQTQQRRATELLATERGRAARAAADHDAELRRLRAKLADAELSAGSARQLAKENRAVDDARLWLLLETIGQAAQGLRRELALDPADKLPADYVADTFTDRPAAATTTRARDTDDPARLDDLLALPRAHLIVDGYNVTKRGFGEMPLEQQRKRLITGLGGIAAQTGDEVTVVFDGAERMHGLPPAPRGVRVLFSRKGETADELIRRLVRAEPSGRAIVVVSSDREVADGVRRHGAYPMGADSLLRRLARS from the coding sequence ATGGCCGCACCGGATCCGACCGACGCTCGTCCCGAGGGGGCGGCGCCGACGACCGGCGCCCAGAACTCGCCCACCACCGCACCCTCGGACGGTGCCGTACCGCCTCCCGAGCCGGTCCTGCCGGAAGGGGTGCGGTCCCGGATCGTGGCCTTCGCGGCTGCCGCGTTACCGGAGATCCCGGCCGACGAGCTGCCACCTCCGCTGCGCAAGGTCGCCAAGTTCGCGCCGAACCGGCGGGCCCGCTACGGCGCGGGCCTGATCGCCGCCCAGCTCACCAACGATCCGTCGTTTCGCCAGCGGGCTGCCGCCCGGGCCCTGGCCGACGCCGGTGAGCTGGGCGAGGCCATCGCCGCCGGGGTCACCCCGGGGGCGGCCGACCCGGTCGAGGTCGCGGCGCTGGCCTACCTGATGCGACCGGCCGGCTGGCGGGATCTGGTCGCGGCGGCCGGAGCGGCGGTACGGGCGGAGGCCGACAGCGCCGCCGTCGCCGCGGCGATCCGCGAGGCCGAGGCGCGGGCCAACCGGGCCGAACACGACCGGACCGTCGCCCGGGTCGAGGCGGACAAACTCCGCGACGAGCTGGCCCGGGTCCGCGAGGAGCTCGGCCAGCTACGCGAGGAGTCCCGGCTGCTGGCCCGCGCGTTACGGGAGAGCCAGACACAGCAGCGGCGGGCCACCGAACTGCTCGCCACCGAACGTGGTCGGGCGGCCCGCGCCGCTGCCGACCACGACGCCGAACTGCGCCGGCTGCGGGCCAAGCTCGCCGACGCGGAACTGTCGGCCGGTTCCGCCCGCCAGCTCGCCAAGGAGAACCGGGCGGTCGACGACGCCCGGCTGTGGCTGCTGCTGGAGACCATCGGTCAGGCAGCGCAGGGGCTGCGCCGGGAGCTGGCGCTCGATCCGGCCGACAAGCTGCCGGCGGACTACGTGGCGGACACCTTCACCGATCGGCCGGCGGCCGCGACGACCACCCGGGCCCGGGACACCGACGACCCGGCCCGCCTCGACGACCTGCTCGCGCTGCCCCGGGCACATCTGATCGTCGACGGTTACAACGTGACGAAACGTGGGTTCGGTGAGATGCCGTTGGAGCAGCAGCGCAAGCGCCTGATCACCGGTCTGGGCGGGATCGCCGCCCAGACCGGTGACGAGGTGACCGTGGTCTTCGACGGCGCGGAGCGGATGCACGGACTGCCGCCGGCCCCACGCGGGGTGCGGGTGCTGTTCTCTCGTAAGGGCGAGACCGCCGATGAGCTGATCCGCCGGCTGGTCCGGGCCGAACCGTCGGGGCGGGCGATCGTGGTGGTCTCCTCCGACCGGGAGGTGGCCGACGGGGTCCGCCGACACGGTGCGTACCCGATGGGCGCCGACTCCCTGCTGCGCCGGCTGGCCCGCTCCTGA
- a CDS encoding Rieske 2Fe-2S domain-containing protein: MSIETSTAHRAQPEPVSLDDPRLTSFDVLREGARRDDIEIVHYEPPFPVPGTRAERRISRFVAALFLLAGLTSTAFLVVYIWWPWQYELGTGMSKYYTPLLGVSLGLTLLAIGVGILTWGKKLLPHEVAIQDRHDGPSSAEDRKITGSTLAYMADELGVKRRPLLGVSLLAGLAPVAAVAAAPLVGGLIRNPHEDNQMATTGWAPVETAGGGTELVRLTREDGSPIRPEDVSAGGQMTVFPGIPGGHTNRYADSPTLLIHLRADDAQTARENNEAEGKSDYMWGNYLAYSKICTHAGCPASLYEQQTNRLLCPCHQSQFLITDNAKPVFGPASRRLPQLPITVDDEGFFVATSDYTEIVGPDFWERP; encoded by the coding sequence ATGAGCATCGAGACCAGCACCGCGCACCGTGCGCAGCCGGAGCCGGTGAGCCTGGACGATCCCCGGCTGACCTCGTTCGACGTGCTTCGTGAGGGTGCCCGTCGGGACGACATCGAGATCGTGCACTACGAGCCGCCGTTCCCGGTGCCCGGCACCAGGGCGGAACGTCGGATCAGTCGCTTCGTCGCCGCACTGTTCCTGCTCGCCGGACTCACCTCGACCGCGTTCCTGGTGGTCTACATCTGGTGGCCCTGGCAGTACGAACTCGGCACCGGGATGAGCAAGTACTACACCCCGCTGCTCGGGGTCAGCCTCGGGCTGACCCTGCTCGCCATCGGCGTCGGCATCCTCACCTGGGGCAAGAAGCTGCTGCCGCACGAGGTCGCGATCCAGGACCGCCACGACGGCCCGTCCAGCGCCGAGGATCGCAAGATCACCGGCAGCACGCTGGCCTACATGGCCGACGAGCTGGGCGTGAAGCGCCGGCCGCTGCTCGGCGTGTCGTTGCTGGCCGGTCTGGCGCCGGTCGCCGCGGTCGCCGCCGCACCACTGGTCGGCGGTCTGATCCGTAACCCGCACGAGGACAACCAGATGGCGACCACCGGGTGGGCGCCGGTCGAGACCGCCGGCGGCGGGACCGAACTGGTCCGGCTGACCCGGGAGGACGGCTCGCCGATCCGGCCCGAGGACGTCAGCGCCGGCGGCCAGATGACCGTCTTCCCCGGCATCCCCGGTGGGCACACGAACCGGTACGCCGACTCGCCGACCCTGCTGATCCACCTGCGGGCCGACGACGCACAGACCGCCCGGGAGAACAACGAGGCCGAGGGCAAGTCCGACTACATGTGGGGCAACTACCTCGCGTACTCGAAGATCTGCACCCACGCCGGCTGCCCGGCGAGCCTGTACGAGCAGCAGACCAACCGGCTGCTCTGCCCGTGCCACCAGTCGCAGTTCCTGATCACCGACAACGCCAAGCCGGTCTTCGGGCCGGCCAGCCGTCGGCTGCCGCAGCTGCCCATCACCGTCGACGACGAGGGCTTCTTCGTCGCCACCTCCGACTACACCGAGATCGTCGGGCCCGACTTCTGGGAGCGGCCATGA
- a CDS encoding alpha/beta fold hydrolase encodes MTESGPVAAYQQDHLDRGADRLGLHLYPEPDGRPDAPAVVICPAMGVPARYYRPLAGALRDAGLAVVVVDLRGTGSSTPPASRASRYRYADLVADVGAVLESLKSRLDGRTRLLLGHSLGGQAALLHTALTDGVAVDGLALVAVGLPYWRVYPGRTGYRVLPMTQTVALATELLGVWPGWGFGGRQARGVIRDWAYTARVGRLPHIDGADPAPALRRMRTPVLAVSIEDDWHTPPQTLDHLCGFLDAAPVRREHVTAAEAGRRMDHFTWVRSPVPLARRIAAFADGLPR; translated from the coding sequence GTGACGGAATCCGGACCGGTCGCCGCATACCAGCAGGACCATCTCGATCGCGGCGCCGACCGCCTCGGTCTGCATCTCTACCCGGAGCCCGATGGGCGGCCCGACGCGCCGGCCGTGGTGATCTGCCCGGCCATGGGCGTGCCGGCCCGCTACTACCGGCCGCTGGCGGGCGCATTGCGGGACGCGGGACTCGCGGTCGTCGTCGTCGACCTACGCGGCACCGGGTCGAGCACCCCGCCGGCCAGCCGCGCCTCCCGGTACCGGTACGCCGATCTCGTCGCCGACGTCGGCGCGGTCCTGGAGTCGCTGAAGTCCCGGCTCGACGGCCGGACCCGCCTGCTGCTCGGCCACTCGCTCGGCGGCCAGGCCGCGCTGCTGCACACCGCGCTCACCGACGGCGTGGCCGTCGACGGGCTGGCCCTGGTCGCGGTCGGGCTGCCGTACTGGCGGGTCTACCCCGGCCGGACCGGGTACAGGGTGCTGCCGATGACCCAGACCGTGGCGCTCGCCACCGAACTGCTGGGGGTCTGGCCCGGCTGGGGCTTCGGCGGCCGGCAGGCACGCGGGGTGATCCGGGACTGGGCCTACACCGCCCGCGTCGGCCGACTGCCGCACATCGACGGGGCGGACCCGGCACCGGCACTGCGGCGGATGCGGACCCCGGTGCTCGCGGTGAGCATCGAAGACGACTGGCACACCCCGCCGCAGACCCTCGATCACCTCTGTGGGTTTCTCGACGCGGCTCCGGTCCGGCGTGAGCACGTCACGGCAGCCGAGGCGGGTCGCCGGATGGATCACTTCACCTGGGTACGCAGCCCGGTGCCGCTGGCCCGGCGGATCGCCGCGTTCGCCGACGGGCTGCCCCGGTGA
- a CDS encoding Lrp/AsnC ligand binding domain-containing protein: MITAIVLIDCATDAIPEVAETLADLPGVSEVYSVAGHVDLIAIVRVREFDQIAEVIAGRISKVPGVLNTESHLAFRAYSQHDLESAFAIGLADAD, from the coding sequence GTGATCACCGCGATCGTGCTGATCGACTGCGCAACGGATGCCATCCCCGAGGTCGCCGAGACGCTCGCCGACCTGCCCGGGGTGAGCGAGGTCTATTCGGTGGCCGGGCACGTCGACCTGATCGCCATCGTGCGGGTGCGCGAGTTCGACCAGATCGCCGAGGTGATCGCCGGTCGGATCTCCAAGGTGCCCGGGGTGCTGAACACCGAGTCGCATCTGGCGTTCCGGGCCTACTCCCAGCACGATCTGGAGTCGGCCTTCGCGATCGGGCTGGCTGACGCGGACTGA
- a CDS encoding sugar phosphate nucleotidyltransferase: MTGSSPADPDQVCALVLAAGEGQRLRPLTTVRPKALCPVGNVPLLDRALRRVGALGLVGPARVAVNACYLGEQVVAHVGDRAHLSVEPGSPLGTSGGVGRLRSWIDGRGVLVGNADGYLAHPDAPPGADIAALLDGWDGDTVRLLGQRLTDPAETGGFAGHRFAGFSLLPWRYVSRLSAEFGNLVRTVWRPAEAAGELEVVTFDGTYLDTGTPRDYLAANLHAAGDASLVDPTATVTGLVDRAVIGAGAVVHGSAVRSVVWPGARVAPDEQLTGTIRVGTDLTVSAG; the protein is encoded by the coding sequence GTGACCGGGTCGTCGCCGGCCGACCCCGACCAGGTCTGTGCGCTCGTCCTGGCCGCTGGCGAGGGCCAGCGACTGCGACCGCTGACGACGGTCCGACCGAAGGCGTTGTGCCCCGTCGGTAACGTACCGCTGCTGGACCGGGCACTGCGGCGCGTCGGGGCGCTCGGCCTCGTCGGCCCGGCCCGGGTCGCGGTCAACGCCTGCTATCTCGGCGAACAGGTGGTGGCACATGTCGGCGACCGCGCCCACCTGTCCGTCGAACCCGGTTCGCCGCTGGGCACCTCCGGCGGCGTCGGCCGGCTCCGGAGCTGGATCGACGGCCGTGGCGTCCTGGTCGGCAACGCCGACGGTTACCTCGCCCATCCGGACGCGCCACCCGGAGCGGACATCGCGGCGCTGCTCGACGGCTGGGACGGCGACACGGTACGGCTGCTCGGTCAACGGCTGACCGATCCCGCCGAGACAGGCGGATTCGCCGGACACCGGTTCGCCGGGTTCTCCCTGCTGCCCTGGCGGTACGTCAGTCGGCTGTCCGCCGAGTTCGGCAACCTGGTTCGTACCGTGTGGCGACCGGCGGAGGCAGCCGGCGAGCTGGAGGTGGTCACCTTCGACGGGACGTACCTGGACACCGGGACGCCGCGCGACTACCTGGCAGCCAACCTGCACGCGGCCGGGGACGCCAGCCTGGTCGATCCGACAGCGACGGTCACCGGCCTGGTGGACCGGGCGGTGATCGGCGCGGGCGCCGTGGTCCACGGCTCGGCGGTACGGTCGGTCGTCTGGCCAGGCGCCCGGGTGGCCCCAGACGAGCAGTTGACCGGCACGATCCGGGTCGGTACCGACCTGACCGTCTCCGCCGGTTGA
- a CDS encoding DinB family protein, with product MSSTPTGERADLLATIRTHRSFLRYTTNGLDDAAAAARSTVSELTIGGIVKHLAATEQSWMRFAVGGAAEMERDQVDWLDQHRMHPDETLAGLLDRYAAVAAHTDGLIADLPDLDAAHPLPQAPWFEPGASWSVRRVVLHIIAETAQHAGHADIIREAIDGQKTMG from the coding sequence ATGTCCAGCACGCCCACCGGTGAACGGGCCGATCTGCTCGCCACGATCCGCACGCACCGGTCCTTCCTGCGGTACACCACCAATGGTCTCGACGACGCGGCCGCCGCCGCCCGGAGCACGGTCAGTGAGTTGACCATCGGCGGCATCGTCAAGCATCTCGCGGCCACGGAGCAGAGTTGGATGCGCTTCGCCGTCGGCGGCGCGGCGGAGATGGAACGCGACCAGGTCGACTGGCTCGACCAGCACCGGATGCACCCCGACGAGACCCTCGCCGGCCTGCTCGACCGGTACGCCGCCGTCGCCGCGCACACCGACGGGCTGATCGCCGACCTGCCCGACCTGGACGCCGCGCATCCGCTGCCACAGGCACCCTGGTTCGAGCCCGGGGCGAGCTGGTCGGTCCGGCGGGTGGTGCTGCACATCATCGCCGAGACGGCACAGCACGCCGGGCACGCCGACATCATCCGCGAGGCGATCGACGGGCAGAAGACAATGGGCTGA
- a CDS encoding HD domain-containing protein: MDVDAGPGAAIGRFLPTATPLSARLRAWLSWSPGAPDPVAELIRIHRSIHPSADATVLRRGYQIADSMHAGQYRKSGEPYITHPLAVAEICAGLGMDTTTLVAALLHDTVEDTTYDLPTLAADFGDEVAHLVDGVTKFDKAFYGKAAEAETIRKMIIAAAKDVRVLVIKLADRLHNMRTLGVRSPASRARIAKATLDVLVPLCDRLGIQKLKRELDDIVLFHLEPEAYQRIEEHLANRPGWAEYLDDVCRQARVVLRREKVTAKVDPRPRHRYSIWKDTVSGGHQAPFDLPRIEVVVTGPDTDCYAALGAVHCRWRPVPGRFKDFIASPKNNLYRSLHTTVIGPGDRPVEVLIRTETMHRSAEFGIAAPYHFPTPGRSSAATRADELAWLRRALDWSQKTTDADQFVHSLRCDLVDAQIQVFAEGRPIVLPAGSTPVDLAYELDPTKGAHCLAVRVNGRLAPLASELTDGDVVEIFTETDDPTAGPRPDPPGPRREWLGFVKSPQAQMQINRWFAEHSEPGISIADKVRLGRATVSLILRKHDRALSNDKPLRQLAERLNYPDMETLLVAVVDRTIAPETVVEQLIEMVDKPS, from the coding sequence GTGGACGTCGACGCCGGTCCCGGCGCCGCCATCGGACGTTTCCTGCCCACCGCGACACCCCTGTCGGCCCGACTGCGCGCCTGGCTGTCCTGGTCGCCCGGTGCCCCTGACCCGGTCGCCGAGCTGATCCGCATCCACCGGTCGATCCATCCCTCGGCCGACGCGACCGTGCTGCGTCGCGGCTACCAGATCGCCGACAGCATGCACGCCGGGCAGTACCGCAAGAGCGGCGAGCCTTACATCACGCACCCGCTGGCGGTCGCCGAGATCTGCGCCGGCCTGGGCATGGACACCACCACACTGGTCGCCGCCCTGCTGCACGACACGGTCGAGGACACCACGTACGACCTGCCCACTCTCGCCGCGGACTTCGGCGACGAGGTCGCCCATCTGGTCGACGGGGTCACCAAGTTCGACAAGGCGTTCTACGGCAAGGCCGCCGAGGCCGAGACCATCCGCAAGATGATCATCGCCGCCGCCAAGGACGTCCGGGTCCTGGTCATCAAGCTCGCCGACCGGCTGCACAACATGCGGACCCTGGGGGTGCGCTCCCCTGCCTCCCGGGCCCGGATCGCCAAGGCCACCCTGGACGTACTGGTGCCACTGTGTGACCGGCTCGGCATCCAGAAACTCAAACGCGAACTCGACGACATCGTCCTGTTCCACCTCGAGCCGGAGGCGTACCAGCGCATCGAGGAGCACCTGGCCAACCGGCCGGGCTGGGCCGAGTACCTCGACGACGTCTGCCGGCAGGCCCGGGTCGTGCTGCGCCGGGAGAAGGTGACCGCGAAGGTCGACCCGCGCCCACGGCACCGCTACTCGATCTGGAAGGACACCGTCTCCGGTGGCCACCAGGCGCCTTTCGACCTGCCCCGCATCGAGGTCGTGGTGACCGGCCCGGACACCGACTGCTACGCCGCCCTCGGCGCGGTCCACTGCCGGTGGCGGCCGGTGCCGGGCAGGTTCAAGGACTTCATCGCCTCCCCCAAGAACAACCTCTACCGGTCGCTGCACACCACCGTCATCGGCCCCGGTGACCGCCCGGTGGAGGTGCTGATCCGGACCGAGACGATGCACCGCTCCGCCGAGTTCGGCATCGCCGCCCCGTACCACTTCCCGACCCCGGGTCGTAGCAGCGCCGCGACCCGCGCCGACGAACTGGCCTGGCTGCGCCGGGCTCTGGACTGGTCACAGAAGACCACCGACGCCGATCAGTTCGTCCACTCGTTGCGCTGCGATCTGGTCGACGCGCAGATCCAGGTGTTCGCCGAGGGCCGCCCGATCGTGCTGCCGGCCGGGTCGACCCCGGTGGACCTGGCGTACGAGTTGGACCCGACGAAGGGCGCGCACTGTCTCGCCGTACGGGTCAACGGCCGGTTGGCCCCGCTCGCCTCGGAACTGACCGACGGCGACGTCGTCGAGATCTTCACCGAGACCGACGACCCGACCGCCGGGCCCCGGCCGGACCCGCCCGGCCCACGCCGGGAATGGCTGGGCTTCGTCAAGTCGCCGCAGGCCCAGATGCAGATCAACCGGTGGTTCGCCGAGCACTCCGAGCCGGGCATCAGCATCGCCGACAAGGTGCGGCTCGGCCGGGCCACGGTCAGCCTGATCCTGCGCAAACACGACCGGGCACTGTCCAACGACAAGCCGCTGCGCCAGCTCGCCGAGCGGCTGAACTACCCGGACATGGAGACGTTGCTGGTCGCCGTCGTGGACCGGACCATCGCGCCGGAGACGGTGGTCGAGCAGCTCATCGAGATGGTCGACAAACCGAGCTGA
- a CDS encoding DEDD exonuclease domain-containing protein: MLDDRQAVPLRETTFVVLDLETTGGAPDGGGITEIGAVKVRGGEELGVFATLVNPGQPIPPFITVLTGITQAMLVPAPPIEQVLPSLLEFLADAVLVAHNAPYDVGFLKAACARHGYRWPTPTVLDTVALARRVLSRDEVPNRKLGTLAGYFRTAHQPTHRALADARATVDVLHGLIARLGGHQVTTIGDAVEFSRAVSEVQRRKRHLAEGLPRTPGVYIFRAADDRPLYVGTSGDIATRVRSYFTAAERRARMSEMLAAATRVEAVECAHRLEAEVRELRLIAAHAPPYNRRSKYPERAVWLKLTDEPYPRLSTVRSTSPQDTVLGPFASRRAAELAAAGIHDALPLRQCTHRLSTRTRFPACALAELGRCPAPCEHRIDPDGYAEAAVHPLRSAITADPQALVDTLLARIDGLAAAQRYEEAAVVRSRLTALLRTTLRMQRLTALSVIAELVAARRAADGGWELAIVRHGRLAAAGVSPPRQHPRHTIDLLRATAETVLPGHGPTPRASAEESERILSWLEPAQTRLVSVTGGWASPVRGAGRFHQLLVKAEEAARTTGGG, from the coding sequence CTGCTGGACGACCGACAGGCGGTGCCGCTGCGGGAGACCACGTTCGTGGTGCTCGACCTGGAGACCACCGGCGGCGCACCGGACGGTGGCGGGATCACCGAGATCGGCGCGGTCAAGGTCCGTGGCGGCGAGGAGCTGGGGGTCTTCGCCACCCTGGTCAACCCCGGGCAGCCGATTCCGCCGTTCATCACCGTGCTGACCGGCATCACCCAGGCGATGCTCGTCCCCGCACCCCCGATCGAGCAGGTGCTGCCCAGCCTGCTGGAGTTCCTCGCCGACGCCGTGCTGGTGGCGCACAACGCGCCGTACGACGTCGGGTTCCTCAAGGCCGCGTGCGCCCGGCACGGCTACCGCTGGCCGACGCCGACCGTGCTGGACACCGTCGCGCTGGCCCGGCGGGTGCTCAGCCGCGACGAGGTGCCCAACCGCAAACTCGGCACCCTGGCCGGGTACTTCCGCACCGCCCACCAGCCCACCCACCGGGCCCTCGCCGACGCCCGGGCCACCGTCGACGTGCTGCACGGGCTCATCGCCCGGCTCGGCGGCCATCAGGTGACGACGATCGGCGACGCGGTCGAGTTCAGCCGGGCCGTCAGCGAGGTGCAGCGCCGCAAGCGGCACCTCGCCGAGGGGTTGCCCCGTACCCCCGGCGTGTACATCTTCCGGGCCGCCGACGACCGGCCGCTCTACGTCGGCACCTCCGGCGACATCGCCACCCGGGTCCGCAGCTACTTCACCGCCGCCGAGCGACGCGCCCGGATGTCGGAGATGCTGGCGGCGGCGACCCGGGTGGAGGCGGTCGAGTGCGCGCACCGGCTGGAGGCGGAGGTCCGCGAGCTACGGCTGATCGCGGCGCACGCGCCGCCGTACAACCGTCGGTCGAAGTATCCCGAGCGGGCGGTCTGGCTCAAGCTGACCGACGAGCCCTACCCCCGGCTGTCCACCGTACGGTCGACGTCGCCGCAGGACACCGTGCTCGGGCCGTTCGCGTCCCGGCGCGCGGCGGAGCTGGCGGCGGCCGGCATCCACGACGCGCTGCCGCTGCGCCAGTGCACCCACCGGCTGTCCACCCGGACCCGCTTTCCGGCCTGCGCCCTGGCCGAGCTGGGCCGCTGTCCGGCCCCCTGTGAGCACCGGATCGACCCGGACGGGTACGCCGAGGCCGCCGTCCATCCACTGCGGTCGGCGATCACCGCCGACCCACAGGCGCTGGTGGACACCCTGCTCGCCCGGATCGACGGCCTTGCGGCGGCGCAGCGCTACGAGGAGGCGGCGGTGGTCCGTAGCCGACTCACCGCTCTGCTGCGGACCACCCTGCGGATGCAGCGGTTGACCGCGCTGAGCGTGATCGCGGAGCTGGTCGCGGCCCGGCGGGCCGCCGACGGTGGCTGGGAGCTGGCGATCGTCCGGCACGGCCGGCTCGCCGCCGCCGGTGTCTCGCCGCCGCGGCAGCACCCGCGGCACACCATCGACCTGCTACGGGCGACCGCGGAGACCGTCCTGCCCGGGCACGGGCCGACCCCCCGGGCCAGCGCCGAGGAGTCCGAACGGATCCTGTCCTGGTTGGAGCCGGCGCAGACCCGGCTGGTCAGCGTCACCGGCGGGTGGGCCTCACCGGTACGCGGTGCCGGCCGGTTCCACCAACTGCTGGTCAAGGCCGAGGAGGCCGCGCGGACGACGGGCGGTGGTTGA
- a CDS encoding ubiquinol-cytochrome c reductase cytochrome b subunit has protein sequence MKRRKFDARALPGKAAGQIDDRFQAATPLRKLLNKVFPDHWSFLLGEIALFSFVVVLLTGVYLTFFFDPSMEEVTYDGSYAPLRGAHMSAAYASTLDISFDVRGGLIMRQMHHWGALLFMASIVVHMLRVFFTGAFRKPREANWIVGSLLFWVGFLAGFTGYSLPDDGLSGTGLRIASAIMLSIPVIGSWVTSSIFGGEFPGTIIISRFYIAHVLLIPGLLVALISVHLGLVFKQKHTQWPGPGRTNTNVVGERMFPRYAIKQGGFFMIVFGVVALMAGVFQINPVWLFGPYEAAVVSAASQPDWYVMFLDGSTRLMPAWELTIPIGDGYVIPPLFWPTVVLPGILVMLSLAYPFLEARYTKDKASHNLLQRPRDVPARTAVGAMAVTFFIVLTISGGNDVFADKFYVSLNAMTWAGRIGLILLPPLAYYVTYRICLGLQQHDREVLAHGVETGIIRRLPDGRFVEVHQPLGPTDEHGHGQLDYVGWVVPKKMNRLGALGPAVKGFFFPIEKPVQAAPPPHVPLDPAEEPAGVTAADQDDREEISSGSR, from the coding sequence ATGAAACGCCGTAAGTTCGATGCCCGGGCGCTGCCCGGCAAGGCCGCCGGGCAGATCGACGACCGGTTCCAGGCGGCGACCCCGCTACGCAAGCTGCTGAACAAGGTCTTCCCGGACCACTGGTCGTTCCTGCTCGGTGAGATCGCGCTCTTCTCGTTCGTGGTCGTCCTGCTGACCGGTGTCTACCTGACCTTCTTCTTCGACCCGTCGATGGAGGAGGTCACCTACGACGGCAGCTACGCACCGCTGCGCGGGGCGCACATGTCGGCCGCGTACGCCTCGACGCTGGACATCTCGTTCGACGTCCGGGGTGGTCTGATCATGCGGCAGATGCACCACTGGGGTGCGCTGCTGTTCATGGCCTCGATCGTGGTCCACATGCTGCGGGTCTTCTTCACCGGCGCGTTCCGCAAGCCGCGGGAGGCCAACTGGATCGTCGGCTCGCTGCTGTTCTGGGTCGGCTTCCTGGCGGGGTTCACCGGCTACTCGCTGCCAGACGACGGCCTGTCCGGCACCGGCCTGCGGATCGCCTCGGCGATCATGCTCTCCATCCCGGTGATCGGCTCCTGGGTGACCTCGTCGATCTTCGGCGGCGAGTTCCCCGGCACGATCATCATCAGCCGGTTCTACATCGCCCACGTGCTGCTCATCCCGGGTCTGCTGGTGGCGTTGATCAGCGTCCACCTCGGCCTGGTCTTCAAACAGAAGCACACCCAGTGGCCCGGCCCGGGGCGGACGAACACCAACGTGGTGGGCGAGCGGATGTTCCCCCGCTACGCCATCAAGCAGGGCGGCTTCTTCATGATCGTCTTCGGGGTGGTCGCCCTGATGGCGGGAGTGTTCCAGATCAACCCGGTCTGGCTGTTCGGTCCCTACGAGGCCGCCGTCGTGTCGGCGGCGAGCCAGCCCGACTGGTACGTCATGTTCCTCGACGGCAGCACCCGACTGATGCCGGCCTGGGAGCTGACCATCCCGATCGGTGACGGGTACGTGATCCCGCCGCTGTTCTGGCCGACCGTGGTGCTCCCCGGCATCCTGGTCATGCTCTCTCTGGCGTACCCGTTCCTCGAAGCGCGCTACACCAAGGACAAGGCCAGCCACAACCTGCTGCAGCGGCCGCGGGACGTTCCGGCCCGGACCGCCGTCGGCGCCATGGCCGTGACCTTCTTCATCGTGCTGACCATCTCCGGCGGCAACGACGTCTTCGCCGACAAGTTCTACGTCAGCCTGAACGCGATGACCTGGGCCGGCCGGATCGGGTTGATCCTGCTGCCACCGCTGGCCTACTACGTCACCTACCGGATCTGCCTCGGTCTGCAGCAGCACGACCGGGAAGTCCTGGCGCACGGCGTGGAGACCGGCATCATCCGGCGACTGCCGGACGGTCGGTTCGTCGAGGTGCATCAGCCGCTCGGCCCGACCGACGAGCACGGCCACGGCCAGCTGGACTACGTCGGCTGGGTGGTGCCGAAGAAGATGAACCGACTCGGCGCGCTCGGCCCGGCGGTCAAGGGCTTCTTCTTCCCGATCGAGAAGCCGGTGCAGGCGGCACCCCCGCCGCACGTCCCGCTCGACCCGGCCGAGGAGCCGGCCGGCGTCACCGCCGCCGATCAGGACGACCGGGAGGAGATCAGCAGCGGCAGCCGCTGA